A genomic region of Gossypium hirsutum isolate 1008001.06 chromosome D01, Gossypium_hirsutum_v2.1, whole genome shotgun sequence contains the following coding sequences:
- the LOC107921550 gene encoding auxin-responsive protein SAUR68 has protein sequence MEASMITSKKLMRMTRKWQKMASIGRKRIASTRPTRKMAAANHSNKSSIVDKGCFSIYTMDKKRFVIPLAFLSNSIFRELFKMSEEEFGLPSDGPITLPCDSVVMNYIVSIVKRGLAKDLEKAVLNFITTYSCSLDTYADQGHADQQSVLVCGF, from the coding sequence ATGGAAGCAAGCATGATTACCTCAAAGAAGCTTATGAGAATGACAAGAAAGTGGCAGAAGATGGCATCCATTGGAAGGAAAAGAATTGCTTCAACAAGGCCTACTAGAAAGATGGCTGCTGCTAATCATTCTAATAAATCATCCATAGTTGATAAAGGCTGTTTTTCTATCTACACAATGGATAAGAAACGTTTTGTGATTCCCTTGGCGTTTCTCAGCAATAGCATTTTTCGTGAACTGTTTAAGATGTCTGAAGAGGAGTTTGGACTGCCAAGTGATGGGCCTATAACATTGCCATGTGATTCAGTTGTCATGAATTACATTGTCTCCATTGTGAAACGAGGATTAGCAAAGGATTTGGAGAAAGCAGTGCTCAATTTCATTACTACTTATAGTTGTTCATTGGACACTTATGCCGATCAAGGACATGCAGATCAACAATCAGTACTTGTTTGTGGATTCTAA